The nucleotide window TCAAATGTTTCCTCAATTTCCTTCGCGCTCAAAAGACCGGTGACATTCTTGTCATTCATCAAATTGTCTTTGAAGCTGCCATCTTTTGTATTCCAAGCTTGCATGGCATTACCCTGAACAATCTTGTACGCATCTTCACGACTCATGCCGCGCTCAACAAGCTTGATGAGAAACGCTTGCGAGAATACGATGCCGCCGAATACATCCATGTTGGCAATCATGTTTTCCGGATAGACAACGAGATCATCAACTATCTTTGTAAAACGAGCGAGCATGTAATCGAGCAATATGGTCGAATCCGGCAATATTACGCGCTCAACAGAGCTGTGGCTGATGTCACGCTCGTGCCAGAGAGGAATGTTTTCCAACGCTGCTAATGAATTGCCGCGCAGTAAACGAGCCAAGCCGGAGATGTTTTCACAACCAACCGGATTGCGCTTGTGCGGCATTGCTGAAGATCCTTTCTGACCTTTGGCAAATGGTTCTTCCACTTCCAGCACATCCGTACGCTGCAAGTGACGAATCTCTGTCGCAAACTTGTCGAGACTGGAGCCGATGCAAGCAAGCGTCCATACAAACTGGGCATGTCTATCACGCTGAACTATTTGCGTAGAGACAGGATCAGGCGTCAGTCCCAAATATTTGCAAGTGAGTCTTTCCACATCCGGCGAGATGTTCGAATATGTTCCAACGGCGCCGCTTACTTGACCAACAGAGATCATCTCTGTTGCATCAACTAGTCTTTGCTTGTTGCGGCGGATTTCTTCAAGCCAGACAGCCATTTTAAATCCAAATGTTGTCGGTTCAGCGTGAATGCCGTGTGATCTGCCGATGGTTACTGTGTGTTTGTGCTTGCGCGCTTGTTTCAAAATTGCTGCTTCCAGCGCGTCCATGTCTTTCATCAACAATGCGCTGGCTTTGCGCAATTGCAGCGCCAAGGCTGTGTCAATTACATCGGAACTGGTCATACCGAGGTGAACAAAACGCGAATTCTCGCCGACTGATTCGGCGACAGATGTAAGGAAAGCAATCACATCGTGGCGGACTTCCGCTTCAATTTCGTCAATGCGCTTCAAGTCAAAGCGGGCTTTCTTTTTGATATCGGCAACAGCGTCTTTTGGTATCACTCCCAATTCCGCTTGCGCTTCGCAAACAGCAATTTCCACTTCGAGCCAACACTGAAACTTAGCTTCATCAGACCACAGCGCAGCCATTTCCGGACGCGAATAACGATCAATCACGAACTGATACCCCGAGACACGACAAAATACAAACGCTTGCCGGACTTGCCAGCAAAGCAGGCTCATATTTTAGCCGAAATCACCGCATGGCAACTCGCTTTGTGTAGCTATTGTCCCTGCAATTGCTCTAAAAGTTGGTTCAGGTTGTTGGTGCTATCGGAGCCCGATGAATCGTGTTGTGATCCGGCAGAGCCTCCGCCGAGTTCGCCCATTAGTTTGTTCAATTGACTCATATCGATGTTGCCCATTTGACCAGTCAATGATCCCAAGTCCAAATTGCCAAGTGAGCCCGTGTCCCCGCCGCCACCGAGGGCGCCAAGTCCACCCATTCCGCCAAGCAATTGCTGCAGCTGATCGGTGCAATCATCACAAGGACCACCTGCGGAGGGACCAATGGGCAGATTGCCGAGCATACTATCAACCTGTCCATGCATACGCTGAGTAGTTGCGCGGTCTTCACCACCAAATGGATCTAAATTCGGATCAAGCTTGTAAGCAGTAATCACACGTCTGACGCCATTGTGATATTGGCTGAGAGAAGCGCTCAATCGTCCCAACATTGGATATATCCGACCAAAACCTTCCATTCCCGATCCACGTAAGTCTCCTGGGTTTTCAGCCAATTGCTCAAAGTAATAGAACGAAGCTGCTAGGTCATTATGCTCTCTTTTCATTTCTGCCGGCGGCACGATTGCGCGTATCTCGCGAATCATCTGAATCATGTTTGTTTTTACTTCTGTGGTGCTTCCTTGTGCATTGCTAGAAAAAGCTACCATTGCTAGTCGAGGGTAGGTTTGAATGATATGACGCATGCGGGCAAGATAGCGGGCAACAGCATCAGGAGTACGCGGCACGTCCATCGATATACCGCCCGTCAGTGGTTGACCCAATTTGTAAACCTGACCTCTTCGCGCGCCGGGAATGGGGGTGGTGTCGAGGATAGGCGTCGCTCGTTGCAGCTGGAGCGGCTTTTTCGCAACGGGCTTTTTGTTGCCGGCAGCCTCCGCCGCAATTGTAAAAATCGCCAGCAAGGCAAGCCCAGCGGCAATTTTGGGCAGTGTCTTATTAATATGAGCAATGCTAGTTAACATAGCCATATCCCCTTAATTGGAATATTCCCAAATCGGGTATGAAACTAGCTAAGA belongs to Candidatus Obscuribacterales bacterium and includes:
- the purB gene encoding adenylosuccinate lyase, translated to MIDRYSRPEMAALWSDEAKFQCWLEVEIAVCEAQAELGVIPKDAVADIKKKARFDLKRIDEIEAEVRHDVIAFLTSVAESVGENSRFVHLGMTSSDVIDTALALQLRKASALLMKDMDALEAAILKQARKHKHTVTIGRSHGIHAEPTTFGFKMAVWLEEIRRNKQRLVDATEMISVGQVSGAVGTYSNISPDVERLTCKYLGLTPDPVSTQIVQRDRHAQFVWTLACIGSSLDKFATEIRHLQRTDVLEVEEPFAKGQKGSSAMPHKRNPVGCENISGLARLLRGNSLAALENIPLWHERDISHSSVERVILPDSTILLDYMLARFTKIVDDLVVYPENMIANMDVFGGIVFSQAFLIKLVERGMSREDAYKIVQGNAMQAWNTKDGSFKDNLMNDKNVTGLLSAKEIEETFDPKHYLRNIDQVFERLGI